The sequence below is a genomic window from Silene latifolia isolate original U9 population chromosome 7, ASM4854445v1, whole genome shotgun sequence.
tgacttactcgatcgagtaagtgacttactcgatcgagtgcctcttactcgatcgagtgtcacacatactcgatcgagtacccaacatgcagactattgttttgcgtaaaaacatacttactcgacagagtaagccccactcgatagagtacccataaacatagaaaaccgtagtattacaattagggactcatctgaacctatctctctctctctctctctctctctctctatatatatatatatatatatatatatatatatatatatatatatatatatatagtaaagtTCATATAGGTCCCTTATATGTTTTGAGTCCTTAAGTCTTTACTAGAGCCTTTGGATTAGCTTAATGGACCGTCTAGATTTGCTTGCTTTATTGGCAAAATAGGCGTAAAAAAAAGGAATTAGGTTGAGGAGGAGAGAGGGTGTGTGTGTGTCAGGGGATATGTCTATTACCCACTGTATACTACACAAACCCCACCAAAACATGGAGACTAATTTCACTCACCTTCCTCAACACACTACTACACAAAATCTCACCACAACACAATTTTAAAAAAACTCAACCTAGCTATATCTCCTTCCTGGCGATAATTTTCTTCCTTGATCAGCTTACTTTCTTCGTTGATCATCTTCCATCATCACATTAAGAGCAAATAAAAATCCTACTTCGAAGAACAATAAGTAGCCAAAGAACAAAACCGTATTCCAACATCAACAATGGCGGATTTGCAGATGATTCCATTTATTGATGGTAACTATTgtatcttttattcatttgtttcatCCAACGTTAAATAATGATTCGTTTGTTTAGTTTTTATTTATCAAAGAAATTAGGTTAAATATCAACAGTAGCTTACATATGAGAAGTATTTGAAAGCTAGGGTTTTGTTATTTGAAAGCTCcaacatcaacatcaacatcaacattAGTGAGTTCAACATGAAGTCTGTAACGCTCAACCTTTAAACAATGGAACTTTTCGTAGTTAAGGTCATAGTTGAAATTACACTTATCGACGTTGGAATTATTATTATGGTATAAAAAATTACAGTTTGTATGTGGTCTTTTAAAATTACAGTTTGTGAGAGTCAATATAGTAATCGCAACGTGACAGTTAAATGACTTCGTGAACACATATAAAGTGTAACTGTATAGTATAATTCTATTGTGTAACTGTAAtggtaaaaagtgtaattctatatgagaaaagtataattctaactgTAAAGTATAACTGTAATATTACAAAGTATAATTCTAgcagacaaaagtataattttaacaatcaACAGTGTAATTTCAGCACTATATAAATAAGTGATACTATAatattaaaaagtataattctaacagacaaaagtataattttaacaatcaaaagtgtaatttcattTCTATATGAATAAGTGTAACTGTAAtggtaaaaagtgtaattctatctgcgaaaaatataattttaacaaaaaaaatgtaatttcagcactatataaataagtgtaactacaagagtaaatagtataattctaacagacaaaagtgtaattttaacaatcaaaagtgtaatttcagtactATATGAATAAGTGTAACTGTAAtggtaaaaagtgtaattctatctcataaaagtataattttaacaatcaaaagtgtaatttcagcactATATAAATAAGTATAACTGTAATAttaaaaaagtataattctaacagacaaaagtataattttaacaaaaacatGGGTTACTTTAACATGATATGTATACAATTGTTAATCATTGGACTATTGACAGATACAATTGAGCACAATGGAAAACAAAAGCCGAACGAGGAAGAATTTTGCAGGAACGTTAAAGAAAAGTTTACCCCATATGTTGGGCAGGAATTTCTGGAAATCGAGGAGGCAGTGTCATTTTATAAGATTTATGCTGTTGCTTGTGGTTTTGATGTACGGAAATACACGACAAAGAGATGGCGTGGCGGGGAAATCAAATCAAAAATGTTGGTTTGCAACCGCGAGGGGTTCACACATAAGGGACAAATGGAGTGTGGTGGCCGCCAGGATGCAGGTAGGAGACACAAAGTCAGGCGCGTTGGGTGCAAAGCAAGGATTAGGCTATTTATGAGAAATGGGGAATTATTAATTGACATATTCCACAGTGGCCACAACCATGAACTCATATGTGCCAGAGACAGAGAGTTTCAAAAGTTGGCATGCAACATAACAGAttatcacaaaatgataatcctttataacTCAAGGGTGAGTATTCTAGGTATTTATTACTTTGGCTTTAAAATGACACCGTGTTGGGTTTGCTGAAGTTAGCCTTTTCCTTCCTAAAATTACAGTTTTGTtggttagaattatactttcttTGGGTTGTTGCAAGTACACTTTTGTTTACTACAATTAGTATATtaacggttaaaattacacttttatataTTTCTAAAAGATTGTCATTAATTAACAGTTGAAGATAGGAGTAACAAAGACTTACAAAATTCTGaaggaacatgttaatgggtttgaGAACATTGGAGCTagcttaaatgattttaagaacgttcacagagatgtgaaatgctacattcatgaacgggaCGGTCAGATGTTCGTGGACCACTTTAAGGAAATGACTGTTAATAGGCCagggttcttctttgactatgatgttgattcGGATGGTAGTCTGAGTAAAGCTATATGGGCCGACGGTATCGCTAGAAGGAAATACTCTGTTTTTGGTGATGCAGTGTCGTTCGATCCAACGTATTCTACCAATAAGTATGATATGGCCTTCACACCTTTCACAGGGGTAGATCACCATAAACGATCAGTCACGTTCTGTGGCGCGCTGGTTGCTCATGATGACGCGGATTCGTTTCAATGGGTTTTCAGCCGCTTCTTGGCTGCGATGGGTGGGAAGGAGCCTAAGTATATTATCACCGATCAGGATCCTGGTATTCTTAAAGCGGTACCCATCGTGTTCAAGACAGCGCGTCACCgatattgtatgtggcatatcatgaacaaaGTGCCAAGCAAGTTTGGAGTGACGAGAGAAGATTATTCTGAATTTGTAAAGAAATTGAATGCCATTATATGGGATGAAGACATTAAAACGATAGAgttcgatgcaaaatgggaaTAAATAGGACGAGAACACACAGTTAATAACATTGATTGGTTTAAAGAAATGTATGCTAAGAGGAAGCATTGGGTTATGGCACATTGTAGGGACCTAGAgatgggtggtgtaatgaggacaacccaaaaataagagagcgaaaatagtttttttaagagatttgagagCAAGTCGGGAACGTTAGTTGAGTTTTCGCTGCGTTTTGACAGCGCGATGGACCAACAAAGACACACGCAGAAGAAGCTTGACAATGGTAACATACACACTTCCCCTAAAATATCAACGCATCTAGATATCGAGGTGCACGGGGCGCAAGTGTACAGTCATAAAGTATTAGAGGAATTTCAAGAAGAGGTCAAGTACTCAATCGATACTTGTAAAATCAGGGGTTTTTCTGAGGCAGGCTCTTTAGAGGTGACAACTGTAAGAGATGCAAACAGGGACAGAAATTACCAGGTTACGTACTGCCAAGGTATCATTGTCACTTATTAGAGTTACACAATTATTCATTACCATTACCATtatctttattaaagttacacataaCAGAGTTACACTTATGTCGGTTAGAATTATACTTTAGTCTGTCagagttacacttttttctaacTGTCTAAACTATTATATTACTCTATAATGTTGAACTAGATACATTTAAAGCAACTTGTAGCTGCAGAATGCTTGAAAGGAAAGGCATTATATGCCGGCATGTAATATGGATTTACTCATCAAACGGAGTGAAGAAAATTCCCGAACTGTATGTTGTTAACAGATGGTGCAAAGATGAAATCCGCATGAAAATGTTCGATTATAATGGGGAAGCAACTGAGGATGttgatataatagatggaaaaCAGATTGCGATGTCAGTAATGTGGTCAGAGATTCATAAGACAGTTGCTATGCTCATGGGCAAATTAAAGGCGGATGTCGACAACTTTTCTAGTGTAATTAGAGAGTTTAAGGAGAAACTATCACTCTATGGATCACCAATGAATAAACAACAACAGTTAAAGAAAATTTTTGGCTGTTCTGCTAGTCAGGATATAACCATTTTGCCGCCCAAGCAATAAAAAAACAAGGAAAGTGGAAAGAGAATGTTGTCGCTTAAGGCAAAAGCAGTTTCCTTAGCAAGCAAGCCAAACgcatgtgtagatacccagtatctgctgagactccaacaaacacccgatgattatcggattataacatgctttggaatcgcggcgtttgatcgacagttcgtgtacaactttacatcggaaaacttaaaacgatttcgaaaataaaacatttcaaaacttttcaaaagtacctggagtgtttaatgcatgacgacggggtcgcaatgacactaactagagtcaaaaccgacaccggaccaaaaaccgactcaaaaattcaaatcccgactccaacaacgagtcaaaccgagtcaaacacaaaaaataaaccattcaaatgcttccatgttaagatttcccggattcatgtatggtcaagtaccaaacatgtgcatacaaatcctaggatagaacaaatcatgattgcatttgtgtgaaagcgacaagacacctcgaagacccgcgacgtggctcgcgcctctttgagcagcccaggtggccacgtcactcaaaactcacacaaccactcattttcctataaatacctctcaaatgcccccatttgagaactcatGCGGGTGTCCGCCcactcttttctcccttaaaattctcgactcgacttcctaagtcacaatccgacgcgtatttacgacctaccgatcgtaaatacaagccttacacattgtttggtaccgtcatcgtgcattaaatcacttgaccgaccacttcgaccactacacaatcactaaacttaacaaaacactctttttacttactaaaacggttttaaaccgagtcttttccgaccaaacgagttgatacacttacgtcggtttctcgccataaaccaaacatgtaagtatgagggtgtaaaaatccttcttttatcatgtctttacttgtttcatgattACAATAtactaaatcatgcataacatggtccaaaacatgggaagaatgagccaaaaccggactttttggttgaggcagaggctacttacgtagcacacaggctcgcgcctaaagcagcctgcccagccttgagtccaatccgtgtttggtctcctcttttcctctatttttcattctcatatttgtaatttgttttttaccatttcaaatattttcaaacccttttatttatttttacaagtttttaaccataaaacatttttcacccttagttcttaataccatgacggtttaatctgtgtttcggtgataatatttggttaattacatttaaagggtattttaaaacctgttatttcatttctttacattttggaaggtattttaaagcctttcatcatttctttatatttccaaaaaaaaatgtattagtcaccaacacaaagtcatccttggttctacataccatgtcagattttaacccgagtacgatgatgagtattgactaattatattcaaatgaacttaaaacaattagttcataattattttcaaaactattcatgtcaagcttgtcaagtcgaacccgacaccgaatatcatcaaaataatgatgattattcgagtctcgttcctcaaatcaacaaatacagtctaaacgaccctttcaaaccaaaacgggttcaaatacccatttttcaacacgttttataaacgttttccagtggtcagaatgcgtcttataccgttgactgacccgcgcctaaacaggccgtttcttttcctattttcaaaccaggggagacccccttatatcgccaataggctcgcgcctcatccgTCGCTGGGCGCAGTGTCTGCCCtttccaaagattagtctaggacgatcccgactccgattaacccggatataggacggatcagatgactaatttgctcattaaaaaatcatatttgcaaaacgtcttattaagacaaatggatcgcgttatgcaccataaacctaatttggtaaatggatgtttaatttccgtcttgcatgcaaatcaaccataaatccaactcgacatcttatacttgatacttggattaaatcaaccgacttagaaagctctcacatgttaggtttaaattattggatgcgcattcatgcatttaaaccgttttatcaacttttgtattcagccaaccaagatcgatcaagagagGCGCTAcatggcgggattgggtgtctgattaaagggcttcccaatacgtaccttcacctcttactcagaaactttggatagtggttgaccttatccagggcgtacgagagtcattctagagataagatgctaaagagggacgattccttatctttagtacctatgtcaaacactgctttgtgcttcgtttgaccgaggtataaagtggattcgaatgggttccaagcatcccacaaatgcttggtgccgactccgaacatctctaatcgtttcaagacccttaccgagacgaaatcgaccgatctaaaacgatccggtcgaaagcatttttacgccgccgagcgtggctttcaaaagaccgctgccattgtccacagatcggctgggcatatgcAGGTGGGCACGTGTCCACAACatgtgtaaaaattgcaagcGATTAGTTCACCATGACAAGAGGAACTGCCCTAACCCTTTTGCAGAGCACCCACCATTGTCACCTTTGTTAGAGGAATCGTCgtaagaagaggaagaagaagtggAAGAAGAAGtggaagaggaagaagatgacATCTTAGAATAATCACTATAATAAGCAATAATCGGCACAATTTTTTTGGATGACTTATGTATCATTCTCACTGATGTCTAAACTAAATACGAGGTACAGCTTGATGTTTCGCATTTTGTTTAGACATCAAACAGCAATGAAGTCAACTGATAGCCGTTGGTATTACAATGTATTTTGTTGAAGTATTTTGTTTTGGACGAAACTGTTATAACTTGTAATATCAAAGTACATGAACTTACAAAATCTTTACTCTTATTACAATTTATCTTCTTGGAATTACAGTTTGTCtggttagaattatacttttctgTCTTAGAGTTACACTTTTTCTGAGTAGAATCTGCTTAGAGTGACAGATTATATTATCAGAATTACACTTTTCCTGATTATAATTACAGATtatatgattaaagttacacttcatCTATTGTAAAGCCTTACCACATAGCTTGGCAAAacaacataaatattattacaaaATGTCTTAcaacataaatattatttttttttttttgctaaaaggtAAGAAATTGTATTAATCATGAAGCACAGCAATACAATTACATTTTTGGTTACCATACATTTTTTAGTGCAAATGCTTAAAAAAGgtgcactctagacaaccaacaagtATCTTTAGCAGATATAACTTGCGGTTTACAACTATGAAAACGCTGTGAGATACTAGCCTTTATAAACTTGAAGACATTCTCAGCTCTCTGAACTTGTCCATTAATCCGGGCTTCATTCCTTTGATTCCATATCTGATACCACGCAGCCAAGATAGCAATGGTACATACTTGCTTTCTTAGTTTGCTCCACCTCTTGTTGGCAATACTGGCTAGAATAGAGGGACAACTCAAGTCGCAATCAACCAGCTTGCCCAAAGAACGCAAAATCGATGATTTGTATATACATTCAGAGAAGAGATGCATATGAGTTTCAGTCTGACTCAAGCAGATACAGCATAAATCATCAGTGCTGATATGAAGCTTGAATAGTTTATGTTTCAGCATCAAAGCTTCATTTGCAATTATCCACGCTATAAAGGAATGTTTTGGTATAGCCATGGAATTCCATACAGACTTACTCCAAGAAACATGATTCCTTTTAATTCTCAACCAGTTATAGCAAGAGCTGACATTATAACCCCCTTGACTGATACTCCAACTCTGATTAACAAACCCATCCTGTATGAGATCTCGAACCtggcaaatcttcctccaatgcCAACTGGCAGTgcataaatattattttaaaaactgACATTGTCTTACAAAATGTTGAAAGCTACCAACTTATCTCTGCTAACATTGTTTAACAAAAACAAACTGTCTAATGATAATGATACCAAGTATGAACAAGATGTTTACATAGACAAGGAAATATTCCCACAAAAAATTAACCACTAGCTTAggattgttattt
It includes:
- the LOC141590346 gene encoding protein FAR1-RELATED SEQUENCE 7-like — translated: MDQQRHTQKKLDNGNIHTSPKISTHLDIEVHGAQVYSHKVLEEFQEEVKYSIDTCKIRGFSEAGSLEVTTVRDANRDRNYQVTYCQDTFKATCSCRMLERKGIICRHVIWIYSSNGVKKIPELYVVNRWCKDEIRMKMFDYNGEATEDVDIIDGKQIAMSVMWSEIHKTVAMLMGKLKADVDNFSSVIREFKEKLSLYGSPMNKQQQLKKIFGCSASQDITILPPKQ